The following is a genomic window from Oncorhynchus masou masou isolate Uvic2021 chromosome 6, UVic_Omas_1.1, whole genome shotgun sequence.
ATTTTTCCTATAATGACAATCATGTATGTAGCTGTGATACTGTAAATcaatacctctcctccccctctacagaAAACTACTCTGTTCTTCATGCACCTGGTGGGGGCGATATTGACGTTAGGTGTGGGAGCCCTGTACATCCTGGTGCAGACACTGGTGTCGCTGTACATGCAGCCTCACGTTCACGGGAAGAGTATATTCTGGGTCCGACTCAGCATTGGAGTCTGGACCTTTGCCAGCATTATCagcagtatcctccactatatttCTGCCAAACATGCAAATATGAAATCATGATTCATTGTTGCTTATAGATTGTTGTTGCTATTAGACAATTACAGTGAATTGAAGCTGATAATTTGCACAAATTGGAAGGACCTCTGACAACTGCAAGAGTTGCCCTCTGTTACATGGCTCTAGCTCCTGCCTGTTGTACTCCTTGACTTCTTCTCTGTGTTTGTTTCATCTGTCATCATGTACAGCAGTCTGCCTGGAGTGGACGTGGCCCATAAACTGCACTGGATACCTGGAGAGACGGTTAGTAGccttattctgtgtgtgtgtgtggtgtgtaacaGTTATGTTTGTTGCAGGGCTACATCCTCACATCATCAGTACCATCTCTGAGTGGTCTCTGGCTCTGTCCTTCGTCAGTTACTTCCTCACCTACATCCGAGACTTCCAGGTACTACAGCTCTCTTCCTCATTTCCTCTATTCACTTACTTTATCACTAGGGCCACATTTGCTATTTCTGGGCTGCAGTAAAATCCTGCATACCCCATAGCTCTCCA
Proteins encoded in this region:
- the LOC135541593 gene encoding DNA damage-regulated autophagy modulator protein 2-like isoform X2, with protein sequence MWWFQEGLCILPVALVLWTTATFIFDYITAVVLRHVDPLVPYISDTGTVAPERCVFGIMLDVSAFLGVATVYVRYKQVQALTDEEESKLHKLNVLGLVLGWTSSFGMCIVANFQKTTLFFMHLVGAILTLGVGALYILVQTLVSLYMQPHVHGKSIFWVRLSIGVWTFASIISMFVSSVIMYSSLPGVDVAHKLHWIPGETVSSLILCVCVVCNSYVCCRATSSHHQYHL